TTTTCAATGAATCTAAATGAAGATATGCTCAATAATTTAATAAAAATACTTACAGATTGGTCAGATACAGTAAAAATTGATTTATCAAATTATAATAATTTCAAAATCAACTTACTTAATAACCAAAAAAATCCCTTTGCAGCTTTATAGTTCTTATATTTTAATGATTCTTTGAAATGATATAGTACAGAAATAGAGAGTGATTTATATTCTTCTTTATTTCGACACAAATAAAATCCTTTTTGACAGACTTTAAAAGTAGAATAAAGATGAGGGTTATTTTTTTTCTTAAATGTAGAGGAATGAGAATGATTTGTCTTTCTATAAAAAGTCAGATTTTCATTAAGGAAAATATATTTCCACTTTCTACTACTTCGCACCCAAAAGTCATAATCTTCATACGAAAGTGATTCATCATAACCTCCTAATTCTTCCAAAACCTCTCTTTTAATTAGCATTGTAGGCGAACAAATCATTCCTCCTGCTCTGATTAGTTCTTTAAAAATAAAACCGTCTTTTGGTAGTTTTTTGTACCAATCAAAATAATAGTTTCCTAGTTTGTTGCTGTTTTCATCAACTTCTTCATTTATTAGGGTAGCATTTGTAAAACAAACTCCTGTTTGAGTATCAGCACTTTCTAAAATCTTGACTTGTTTCTCTAGTTTATCAATTTCAAATTTGTCATCGGCTGCCAAATCTATGATATACCTTCCTTTCGAAATTCTAAAACCTTCATTAAAAGCTGCACAGTTTCCTTTATTATGTTCTAAATGAATAGTTTGAAGATTTTGAAGAGGATTATTTTTTACAATTTTATCTATAATTTCTTTGCTGTTATCCGTACTGGCATCATTTACGATAATCAATTCCCAATTTTTATAGGTCTGATTAAAGATAGAATACAGAGCTTCTTCGATAAAATTGGAATGATTGTAACACAAACAAATTATTGAAACCATTTTTAGATAGAATATTCTTTAGGACTTTCGCAAATGTAAAAACCTACAAAATTTCTGATTCAAGTGTCGACGCTTGAATCAGGTTTATAAAATAAAAATTTCGTGTATTTGCTCTATTTTTGAATCACTAGTTTCTTAACAGTAGTAAAATTTTTGTACTGACATCTAACTAAATACATTCCATTTTTCATAAAAGCAGGAAGTTTTATTTCTTTATCAGTAGCAAAAGAAGAATATGGATTTAATGAATATTCTCCTAAAACTTTTCCAGTTAAATCTATAATTTGAACAGCCTCAACTTTGCCATTCAAATTTATTTTATCCTGTGCAGGATTAGGATATAACACTAAATTTTGTTGCCACAGCTCATATCCATTATTTTCTGTAACATCTTCAATTGCTGTAACGACATCTTCTTTTGAAAAAACAGGACGTAGCATCAGACTTCCATCAACAAATTCGTTTTGCTCCCAATAATTTCGAACATTAAAAAACATTTTGCTTTTAGAATCTGTCTGCAAATCCAATCCGATAGGCAACATATTTTCGCCTAATTGTTGAATTCCTATATAAATAGTGTCTGAAACATCAATAGAACGAGAAAGAGCAATGCGTTTAAATTCATTTATGTTATCAGAATATCTAAGAATGGTATTTTGAGTAAGCATAACAGAATCTGTGATTTCAGTTTTTGAAAAATCAATTTTTTTCCAAACTTTAATATTAAAAGTTTGATTTTCTACACTTGCTCCAATTCTTGCAAAATAAACATCTATATGAGTCAGCACATCAGGTTGTGAGACATAATACTGATAGGCAAGTTGCCCAAATTTTTGATTAATTCCTGCTGCATATTCTGCTGTTCCGTCATCGTAAGCATAATAATCTTTAAATACAGAAGTTTGGCTAATTGTATCATTGCTTCTAGTATAAACTCCTCCAAAATTCTCATCTGGTTCTCTTGTATTTACTTGAAACTGATGCGTAATGGTCATCGAATCCTGTCCTTGTGGTAATAGATTGGCATAGGGAATAGCTACAATTTTTTTGTTTCTCTCAAAACCTTCAATTAATGTAGAAGAAGAAGCTCTCTCATCATCCAAACCATACCAATAACCTAAAATATCTTTTGTTTCTTCGTTTCTGACTTCACACAAATAAGAAATTACATTGAATGTTTGATCTAAATTATTTACAGTAGAAAAAATAGAATCTGTTAAAAATTGTGTTGTATCACTCCAAAAATGATCATAAGGAACAGCCGAATAAGGTTTGATAAAATGAGTAGGAGATTGGCTTGTGGCTACATCTAAGAAAACAGTATCAGTGGCATTTCTATTTGTATTAAAATAAATATAATCTACATTCCAAACATCAAATGCTCCTGAGAGACGATTATAAGAAGTAAAACGAAACTGCAAACTATCATGAAAAAACTTTTCGTCTTCTATTTTGAAGATAATATGTTCGAAGCGTTTGGTATCAATTCTACCTCCTCTTTTTTCCCATTGTTGCTCCCAGTTTCCTTCATCATCTAAAAACTCTACTTTCAAAAAGTCTGTTGTATCAGGTGTTTCTCCATTTCCACGAGCCTGTACCATAAAAGAAAAGAAAAGTTCTTCACTTGGATCGACTAAGGTCAAATCAAAACGTTGAGAAGTAAGTGTGTCTCCCAAACCCTGACGAGTTGGAAAAAGTTGGTCATAAGGCTTTCCATTTGCTGCTACACCATCAAAAGTAGCCACATTTTTTGTTGGTGGATTCAATGGAATTCCGTTATTGATAAAAACGCCACTCCCTTTTATCCATTTAGCCGAATCAGCCATACCTACTGAAGTAGTGGAAAAATCTTCAAAGAAAGGTAATGTAAGCACAATTGTGTCTTCTTCTATACGTTGAATTTTGTTCAGACGAGGAGATAAAGAGTTCGTTTTTTTAGTGTCTTTGTGTTTTTGAGAGCTGTTTTGAGTTTGAATAGGAAAAATCAAAATTTGAGCAACAGCTTGAGTATATATTCCTGTACCTATAAAAATAAGCAGGAAAAGTGTTATTATCGTTTTGTTCATAACTACAAAAATAAGGAAAAATAGATTTTTTTATCGAATTGAATCGATTTGGAAGGTTAAAATTTAATTTTGTAGATATTTTTCCGATAAATAAAGTGGGAGTTGGGTGGATGTATTTTTAATTTATTTACAAAGATAATTGTTTGTCAATAGTTATCAAACTTATACAGAGCATGTTCTTTAAAATCTTTGTTTTTAGGGCAACCCATGTACTCTATGAAGTTGTTTGAGAATAGAAAAATTATGTTCTGTCTGCTACAAGTTTTATTTTTCCACAAAGTAGGGTTTGCAAATCCTATTTTATGGAAAAGTACATAGCCTTTGATTGGTGTTTTTTAGCGTCGTGACACCAGCAAATACACTTACAAAACCTATTCTTACTGTACTCTACTTTTTTTAAAAGTGTTTTTTAGTTGCAGCGCAACATTATATAATTTATAATATTCAGAAAAAAATATCAATATTGCGTTGCGCTGCAACTTTTATAACTTTATAATTTTACTTTTTTTTACAAATATTGCGTTGCGCTGCAACTTGAATATCAAATCAAAAAAAAGTAGGGTACAGTAACCTATTCTTAAACGACTTCTAAAAAATAAAAATGATTTATCAAAAATCCTGACTATTATTTGAATAGTTTTTTCCAAAAAGGCTTTCTAGGAGTATGCTCTTTTCCTTTTATAATTTCATCTCCTTGCGTAATTTCATCCCCCATAAGTCCAGAGATAGGTTCTAATTCTTTATAATTCTGACACACAATCTTCAATATTGCAGCTAGAGGGATAAACAAAACCATTCCAGATACTCCCCATACAAATCCACCAGTCACCAAAGATAAAATTGCAGCTAAAGGATTCAAACTTACTTCTCCACCAATAATTTTTGGAGTAAGAAAATTTCCTTCTACAAACTGCACAGCCCAAAAAGCAATCAAAACATATAATGCCATTGTTGGACTATGATTCATGAGGGCATACAAAGCAGGTAAAAGCGCACCAACTCCTGTTCCTACATAAGGAATAATTGCCAAACAAGCAGCCAAAAAGCCAAAAAAGAAAGGAGAATCAACACCAATAATCCACAGTGCAATACTATCTAAAAGACCAATAATAAAAATAATTGTTATGAGTCCCCCAATATATTTTTGTCCTACTTGTTGTACGTCTGCTAACAGATGAGTAAAAGCAACACGATAATCTGTATGCACAAAACGCAACAATACTTTTCTTATTCCTGTACGATAAAGTAACAAAAGAAAAACATAAATTGGAACAAGTATTAATCCTGAAAAAAAGTTACTTGTCTGATTGAGAGTACCTGAAAGCAATGAGCTTTCTGTAAGCCAAGTTTGTGCTTTTTTGAGTAAACTCTCATCATCTAGTTTTGAGTTGGGAACAATTTTGTTATACTGTTCAATTCCTTGATGTACCAATCCTAATAATTTTCCTCTAAAATCTTCAAACTCACGCACAATACTGACTACTTGAGTAGAGAAAAAATAAAACAGACCAAACAAGCCCAATATAACAATAAAAAAACAAATGAGAATACTCAGAATACGAGGTATGCCTTTCTTTTCAAAAAATTTACACATCGGATAAAGAATAAAAGAAATTAATACCGAATAAGTAAAAGGAATTAAAAGACCTTTAGCCTCTATTATTGCAAAGACAAAAAGCACTAAAAAAGCAACAATATAAAACGCTGTCTCGACAGAGAAAGGAAGTTTGGTAAATTGGAGATTATTTTCCATAAAAAGATAAAAAAAATAGAGTTTAAAAAATGATATTCCTGAAATTTGAATTAGAAGATGCAAATTTACCTAAAAAAAGCAAAACATAATCATACAACTACATTTTGCTTTTTATGTTGAATAAAGCTAGAAAAAAATTACCTTTTTTAAACTAAAAAGGTAAACGATAATGAGAAAGTTGAACAAAAAAATCAGAAACTGCACTAGGAATAAGTATTGCACTAATCACAAAGCCAGTTACAGCTCCGTATAAGTGAGCCGAATGATTGATATTATCAGATGAGTTTTTGCTTTGATAATAAGAATAAATCACATACAGAGTACCCAAAATAAATGCAGGAATTGGAATCGGAATTAATAATAGATATAAATCACTTGTAGGTTGAAATAAAATAGAAGCAAAAACAATCGCTGAAACTCCCCCTGATGCACCTAGTGAACTATAAGCAGGCATATCTTTGTATTTAAAAAACGAAGGTAAATCAGAAAGAATAATGGCAATCAAATAAACTCCTAAAAAAATAGCTGAACCCAAAATGTCTCCATAATTATTTCTATATACCTTTTCTACCACTCCTCCAAAAAAGAAAAAAGTTAGCATATTAAAACCCAAATGTGATAGTCCATTATGAATAAACCCTGATGAAAGAAGACGGTAGTATTCCTTATTTTTATTAGCCAAAAAAGGATTATGTAATAACTTGGCTTGTAGTTCTGGATTATTAAATCCCAAAACACTAATAATAATTGTAACTACTAAAATAGCTAAAGAAACTGAAATGACCATTTTATATAAATTTTGATGTGAATTGCTCAATACAATTAGTAAGTAAATAAATAATCTAACGAAAAAATAAGTGTATTAGATAAAAATACACTAATTTTAAATAATTTTTTAAGGAATTTATAGAATTAAATTCCTTAAAAACAGAATTAAGTCAAATAAAACAACGTGCAAACGAAACACTATCAAAAAGAACTCGTTATGTAAATAAATTGATAGCTTTACTATTATCTTTTAAGAATAGTTTGTAGGATTTTATTTAGTTAAACAAATCTATTGAAAGATAACTTTATTTAAGTAAATCATTTCAAAAATCATCCAAAAGTAAAAAATAAAAATTGTGAAAGAAACTATATATAGAAGCATTGTAAAAGGAATCAGTTGGCGAGTATTTGCAACCATAGATACTATTTTATTGTCATGGCTCATTACAGGTCATTTTGGAGATGCCCTAAAAATTGGTTTAGGAGAAGTTTTTACCAAAACCATTCTCTACTTTTTACATGAAAGAGCTTGGAATCGTATCAAAGAGAGTGATAATCGTTTGCTTTCTCATGGTAAAAGTTTTTTAAAAGGTGTTAGTTGGAGAATCTTTGGAACAATAGATACCTTTATGATTGCCTTCTTTTTTACAGGAACTCCTTTTGCAGCTTCACAAATCGCAGCCTTTGAGGTAATTACTAAATTATCTCTTTATTATTTCCATGAGCGTGTTTGGGAACGTGTAATGTGGGGAAAAATAGACCGTACTCCTCATGCTACAACTGTTGAGGAATGTATAAATTGTCAATAAAACACGATTCAGAGATTAGCTTTCAAATTATTTATAAAAAACACGCAATAAAATAAATGAATCTATTGCGTGTTTTTTACATTAAAAAAAATGTTTTTTATTTTCTAAGCTGAAACAAAATCAACATTCAAAAATAAACGTTCTTAAACTATTAAACACGCTCCAAACTACTTTCTGTAATAATTTCACCTGTCATTTCTTTTGGAATTTCTATATTCATCAAACTCAAAATAGTAGGGGCAATGTCTCCTAGTTTGCCATCTTTGAGAGAATAATTATTCTTTATTGCTTCATTTGAAAGCAAAAACATAGGAACTTCGTTTGTGGTATGTGCTGTATTTGGCGTTCCATCTTCATTTTTCATTTTATCTGCATTTCCGTGGTCTGCAATAATGATAACTTGATAGCCATTTTTCAAAGCTGCTTGAGAAACTTCTTTTGCACAACTGTCTACTGTTTCACAGGCTTTTACGGCAGCCTCAAAAACTCCTGTATGCCCGACCATATCAGGATTAGCAAAATTTAGACACACAAAATCAGGTTTGTTTTGATTTAAATCTTGTATGACTTTATCTTTTAGTTCAAAAGCACTCATTTCAGGCTTCAAATCGTAGGTAGCTACTTTTGGAGATGCACACATGATTCTGTTTTCGCCTTCAAATTGTTTTTCTCTTCCTCCCGAGAAAAAGAAAGTAACATGAGGATATTTTTCAGTTTCGGCTGCACGAAGTTGAGTTTTATTATTGCTCTCCAAAACTTCTCCTAGCGTATTATTCAAATTTATATCATCAAAGATGACTTTGACATTCTTAAAATTCTTATTGTAATTAGTCATTGTAACATAATATACATCTAATTTTTTCATGTCTTGCTCTTCAAAGTCTTGCTGACTCAAGGCTTGTGTTATTTCTCTACATCTATCTGTACGAAAATTGAAAGCAATTACAACATCATCTTTTTCTATTTTTGCTAAAGGTTCGTTATTTTCATCTGTAATAATGATGGGTTTCAAAAACTCATCTGTTACTCCTTCTTTGTATGATTCTTTCAAAGCCAAAACTGCATTTTTCACTTTTTTGCCTTCGCCTTTTACCATTGCATCATAAGAAAGCTTTACTCTTTCCCATCGGTTATCTCTATCCATTGCATAATAACGACCAACTAAAGAAGCCATTTTTGCATTTGTAGTTTTTAAATGATTCTCCAAATCTGTCAAAAAACCTTCTCCTGAATTTGGGTCTGTATCTCTTCCATCTGTAAAACCATGAATAAAAATATTTTTCAAACCAGCTTCTGTAGCAAGTGAGGTTAGAGCTTTTAGATGAGAAGTATGAGAGTGAACTCCACCTTCTGAAATCAAACCCACAAAGTGAAGTTTTACGCCTTTTTCTTTTGTATAACTAAAGGCATTTTGTAGTATTTCATTTTTATCTAATTCATTATTTTGAATAGCAGAATTTATGCGAGCTAAGTTTTGATAAACTACTCTTCCTGCACCAATATTCATGTGTCCAACTTCTGAGTTTCCCATTTGTCCCTTTGGAAGTCCTACAAACTCACCATCAGTTCTGAGTTTTGAATTTGGATAATTAGTATATAAACTATCTACAAAAGGCGTTTTGGCTGCATCAATAGCTGAAACGGTTGCATCTTGAGCAATTCCCCAGCCGTCCAAAATCATTAAAAGGACTTTTTTAGTATTTTCTGTGTTGTTCATTTCTTGGTTATTGTATTGTTAGTGATACACCAACAAGGGCTTTATTTTTTATCAAAAACGAAGTTAAAAAAAATACTACAAAAATTAAGATTATCATCTTGACTTCTTATATAGAGCTACCCATTCAATCCTGTCAAATGGTCAGCAAGATGTAAATAATGCGCTCTTTCGTATTGTGATTTAGAAAGATTCCCATACATAAAATGAGGTTCGTAAGCCGTATTATGATTTTCAAAATCGGAAATAGACTTTCTCACTCTATCAAAAGCAGCTTGTAAGTTGCCCTCTTTTTCTATTGGCGTAGCATCTGGAATAGGGTCATTTCTATCGTGTATCATATAACCTTGTGCATCAAATTTTTCAAAAACTATCTTTCCTATAGTATTTTGAATAATTTTTGGACGATGTTTGGGAAATCCTACCAATGAGTATTCTATACTTTGAGCGCAATGAACAAGATTTTGATGCAACGACCAATCTCCGATTAACTGAATTTTTTTAGGGTCTAACAAGACTATTTTTTCTAATCTATCTAGTTCTTCTTGGGCTTCTTTTAATGACGAGAAAGAAATATTTCTCAGTATTTCTTTTTTTGTAGATAATTTGTGGTCAAGAGCAAAGCTTCCTCCTGCTGCTCCCACAAGAACAACACCTGATGTAATTGCTCCGATTTTTAAAAATTTTCGACGATTCATAAGTAAGTGTTTTTTAAATTCTGTTTATAACATATAACTCATAATTTACACAAAAAAAATGCTATTTTTCAAAACTTAGTCTATCTTTTTTTACCTTCGTAGCTGTATATACTCAAACAGCAAATTATGAAAGTTACTGAAAGCGAGCAATTATTATTAAAACACCTTCAAGGAACAATTTCGCCTTATGAGCGAACTATTTTGATGCGTATAATTGAAGAAGGTGAGGAAGAAGAAGATGCTGAAAAGGCAGAATTACCACCTCAAAAAATTTTGGCATGGGAAGAAATTTGGCAAAGAACTAATTTAGAAACTCCAAATTTTGATACAAATAATAACTCTGATAAACAAAATAATGAGATTTTATATTTTGAAGAAATTGTAAATCAAATCAATCAGAAATTGGGTTTTGAAGATATAGAAAGTAATAAAACAGACAAATCTAAAAAAGAAAAACCAACTCAAAACTCAAGTCAAAATAGAACTGTTCCATCAGCAACAGCTCTATCAGAACGAAAAGAGTATGAAGAATTTGAAGAGTCTGAACTTAAAAAACGATTAAAAAAACGAAAATCAAAAAATTCTTGGTTTGCTTTTTCTGTTGTGATTGTTTTTGCTATTGGTTTAGGCATTGGTTTGCAATATCTCAATAGTTATGTAGATAACCAACCAAAAGAATGGCGAGACAAACTACTTTCAGATAGCTCAAAAGTACGTTATACAACAGATTCTCGTTTTGTTTTTCCAACTGAATTTAGAAGCGATGAAAGAGCTGTTCAGCTTGTAGGTTTGGCAGAATTAGAAGTAAAACCAAATTTAATTTCCTTTACATTAGATGCAGGAAGTTTCAGAGTCAAAACCAAAGAAGCTACTTTTGACGTATCTAGTCAAGATAGTTTGTTTGTTTTTGTGAAAAAAGGAGAAGTTATCGTTTATACTATTTCAGATACACTAGCAAGATTAAAAGAAAATCAATTATTGCGTTATCATCCAAAATTAAAAAAATGGGATATTAAAACACTAGAAAAATGAGTAATTCGGATTCAAAAAATCAACAACAAAATACAGATAAAAAAATGGGTTTCAATGCCACTTGGTCTATGGCTGTTGGTGGAATGGTTGGAGGTGGAATTTTTTCTGTTTTGGGAGTTATTATCAGTACAGCAGCAGAATGGGCTTGGCTTAGTTTTATAATAGCAGGAGTGATTGCACTTATTTCAGCGCATAGTTATGCACAACTTTCTATTACTTATGAAAAAAGTGGTGGAGCTTTTACTTTTCTTTCAGAAGCTACTCATGAAAAAATAGCCACAAGTTTGTCTTGGATTCTTATTTTAGGCTATATTCTTACTATTTCTGTGTATGCTTTTACTTTCGGACATTATGTAGCTAATGTGGTAAACTTGGGCGATTGGTTGCCTCGTGTACTTGCTTTTGCTATTATTTTTGGACTTGCACTTATCAATTTTAGAGGTATAGGCGATTCATCTAATGTAGAAATTATTACTGTTTGGGGAAAACTCTTTGTTCTTTTAGGTTTGGCTATTTTCGGACTTTCACAATGGGATATGCCACAACTTACAAAAGGAATTGAACCCAAACCTTGGCATACTGCTATTATTGGGGCAGCTACTATTTTTATGGCGTACGAAGGTTTTCAACTTCTTTCCTATGATTACGACGACATGAAAAACCCTAAAAAAACACTTCCTAAAGCTACCATTTCAGCAGTTATTGCAGTTATTGGTATTTATGTTTTGGTTTCTTTGGGTGCAACTATGCTTGTAGGTGCTGATGTGCTTATCGAAAAAAAGGAGGTGGCTTTAGCTTTAGCAGGAAAACAAGCATTAGGAACAACAGGGCTTATTTTGGTGACAATTGCAGCAGCATTTTCGACAGGCTCTGCCATTAATGCAACTTTATTTTCAACAGGAAGATTAGTCGAAACAGTAGCACAAAATAAAGATTTACCTTCTTTTTTGGCAAAAGAAAACAAATCAAAAGTTCCCTTTTATGCCATTTCTATCCTTGCAGCATTAGCTATTTTACTTGCCGTTATTGGTTCTTTGGATAGTTTGGTAGAAGCTGCTAGTTTGATTTTTCTGATTACTTTCGGAATTGTCAATTATTTAGCTTTCAAGAAAAAAGTAAAGTACCATTGGTTTTGTCTTTTGGGAAGTATAAGCTGTTTAGCAGCCATTCTGATTTCTTCTTACAGACAGTTTCAAGAAAATCCAATTCCATCAAGTATTGTTTGGGGAATTATTATTTTGATTTTTATTACCAGTCCTTATCTTTCAAAAAAGATAAAGCAGTAGTTTAGAAATTAGAGAATGAAAATATTATTGAATTATTTTTAATAGTTGAAACTAAAAAATCATCTTTTTTTTGTAAAACATTCTATATCTTGAGATATTTTTTCATACTTAAATACAAACAAAATGAGTAAATTTATTGCTTTTGCTGATGAATTTGGTACTAATTCTTTTAAATTTGATATAGGTAGTCATTTTATAGCAGCTAGTGTAATTATCAGAAAAGATGAGTTGGAGGACGTTGAGAAACAAATAGAAGAAATACGTAAAAAATATTTTCAAACAGGAGAAATAAAATCTAGTAAAGTTTCTGATAATCATCGAAGAAGATTGATTATTCTTGAACAATTAACAAAGATAAATTTTACAGTTTATGGAGTTGTAGTTGATAAAAGAAAATTATATGGAGAAGGTTTTAAATATAAAAAGTCCTTTTATAAGTTTTTAAATGGTCTTTTATACAAAGAGTTATTTAGAACATTCCCTCAATTAGAATTAAAAGTAGATGAACATGGAGGAAATGATTTTATGAAAGGATTTAAAAGCTATGTAGAAGAAAACCATATTCGTGATTTATTCTCTGGCTCTGAATTTCATATAAAGAAAAGTCATAATGAGTTAGGCGTTCAATTAGCTGATTTCATTGCAGGTACATTAGGGTTTATTTTTGATGAAACAAAAAAATCTAATAAATCAGATGAATTTTTAGAGATTTTGAATAATAAATTGATAAGTTTAAATCGTTTCCCTAGAGAATTCAATATAAAAGATCTTGATGAGGATGTAACATTTTCTGAAGACAACAAAATTATAGCGAATCTTAGTTTAACAAGAATATTTGATTTTATAGATAGAGCAAAAGGTAATAAAGAAAATGAAAGAGATAAAATCAATTTCTTAAAACTACTTTTATTATTTCATCAGTCAAAACATCATAAAGAATATACTACTTCAGGAGAATTTATCAAACATCTAAACATAAACCGTGATAAAAAAATTAGTAAACAATATTTCAGTTCTAAAATTATTGCTAGTTTAAGAGATGACGGAATTATACTTGCAAGTAGTAGAAGTGGTTATAAAATTCCAACATCTTCGGATGAACTAAAAAAGTTTATAAATCATAGTAACGATATGATTTTACCGTTATTAAAGCGAGTAGAGGATTGTAGAAATGCAGTTCTACTTGCTACTAACAAAGATTATGATATATTAAATGAGCCAAAATTTCATAAATTGAAATCTATAATAGATAAAACTAAATAATTTTGTAAATCTAAAAATTCTTATCGTTTTTTGTATAAAAAAAAGCAAACAAACCCTAAGGAACTATGAAGTCCCTTAGGGTTTAAAACTATAAAAATAATGAACGCTCAAAATATACAATTAGAAAACATAAAATACGTTTATTTCATCGGCATTGGTGGAATTGGAATGAGTGCCATTGCTCGTTGGTTTGCTCACAATCAAAAAACGGTGGCAGGTTACGACAAAACAAAAACACCTCTTACTCAGAACCTTGAAAATGAAGGAATCAAAATTCATTTTGAAGATAATGTCGACCAAATTCCAAAAGAAGTAAGAGAATTTCCAGACGAAACGCTTATCGTAATTACACCTGCTGTTCCTAGTTCACATTCTGAACTGTTATTTTTTCAAAGAAATGGCTATACCATTCTCAAACGAGCTGCTGTTTTGGGACTTCTCACTCACTCTTTAAAAACAATTGCCGTTGCAGGAACACATGGAAAAACAACTACTTCGACAATGGTAGCACATCTTTTGAAAGAAGGTGGAATAAATTGTACAGCTTTTTTGGGTGGAATTTCGGCTAATTTTAATTCAAATTTGGTAGTCAATGATATAAATAATACTGATGAAGTTTGGGCAGTTGTGGAGGCTGATGAGTTTGACCGTTCATTTTTGCATTTGTATCCAACGATTGCCATAGTTACCTCAACTGATGCCGACCATTTGGATATTTATGGAGAAAAGACAGAACTTGAAAAGTCATTTGGCGATTTTGTAAGTCAAGTAAAAGAAAATGGTCTTTTGTTCGCTCAAAATAATATAGCTGATTCAGTTAAAGATTCGCTACATGAAAATGTAGAATTGATAAATTACAGTTCTAGTAATAAAACTCAAATTTATGCTGAGAATATTTGTTTAGATGAACTTCAAAAAGATTCATGTCGTTTTGATTTTGTAGATACTCAAAAAAATGAAAGAATAGAAAATCTACAACTCTTTATGCCTGGATTTCATAATGTGGAAAATATGTGTGCTGCCATTGCTGTAGCTCGTGAACTTAATATTTCTACTGAAAAAATTAGAAATACAGTAGCTAGTTTTAAAGGTGTCAAAAGACGTTTTGAGTATGTTTTTAGAAGCAAACAAATTACTTATATTGATGACTATGCACATCATCCAACCGAAATTTCGG
This is a stretch of genomic DNA from Bernardetia sp. MNP-M8. It encodes these proteins:
- a CDS encoding T9SS type A sorting domain-containing protein, encoding MNKTIITLFLLIFIGTGIYTQAVAQILIFPIQTQNSSQKHKDTKKTNSLSPRLNKIQRIEEDTIVLTLPFFEDFSTTSVGMADSAKWIKGSGVFINNGIPLNPPTKNVATFDGVAANGKPYDQLFPTRQGLGDTLTSQRFDLTLVDPSEELFFSFMVQARGNGETPDTTDFLKVEFLDDEGNWEQQWEKRGGRIDTKRFEHIIFKIEDEKFFHDSLQFRFTSYNRLSGAFDVWNVDYIYFNTNRNATDTVFLDVATSQSPTHFIKPYSAVPYDHFWSDTTQFLTDSIFSTVNNLDQTFNVISYLCEVRNEETKDILGYWYGLDDERASSSTLIEGFERNKKIVAIPYANLLPQGQDSMTITHQFQVNTREPDENFGGVYTRSNDTISQTSVFKDYYAYDDGTAEYAAGINQKFGQLAYQYYVSQPDVLTHIDVYFARIGASVENQTFNIKVWKKIDFSKTEITDSVMLTQNTILRYSDNINEFKRIALSRSIDVSDTIYIGIQQLGENMLPIGLDLQTDSKSKMFFNVRNYWEQNEFVDGSLMLRPVFSKEDVVTAIEDVTENNGYELWQQNLVLYPNPAQDKINLNGKVEAVQIIDLTGKVLGEYSLNPYSSFATDKEIKLPAFMKNGMYLVRCQYKNFTTVKKLVIQK
- a CDS encoding AI-2E family transporter, which gives rise to MENNLQFTKLPFSVETAFYIVAFLVLFVFAIIEAKGLLIPFTYSVLISFILYPMCKFFEKKGIPRILSILICFFIVILGLFGLFYFFSTQVVSIVREFEDFRGKLLGLVHQGIEQYNKIVPNSKLDDESLLKKAQTWLTESSLLSGTLNQTSNFFSGLILVPIYVFLLLLYRTGIRKVLLRFVHTDYRVAFTHLLADVQQVGQKYIGGLITIIFIIGLLDSIALWIIGVDSPFFFGFLAACLAIIPYVGTGVGALLPALYALMNHSPTMALYVLIAFWAVQFVEGNFLTPKIIGGEVSLNPLAAILSLVTGGFVWGVSGMVLFIPLAAILKIVCQNYKELEPISGLMGDEITQGDEIIKGKEHTPRKPFWKKLFK
- a CDS encoding glycosyltransferase — its product is MVSIICLCYNHSNFIEEALYSIFNQTYKNWELIIVNDASTDNSKEIIDKIVKNNPLQNLQTIHLEHNKGNCAAFNEGFRISKGRYIIDLAADDKFEIDKLEKQVKILESADTQTGVCFTNATLINEEVDENSNKLGNYYFDWYKKLPKDGFIFKELIRAGGMICSPTMLIKREVLEELGGYDESLSYEDYDFWVRSSRKWKYIFLNENLTFYRKTNHSHSSTFKKKNNPHLYSTFKVCQKGFYLCRNKEEYKSLSISVLYHFKESLKYKNYKAAKGFFWLLSKLILKLL
- a CDS encoding rhomboid family intramembrane serine protease → MVISVSLAILVVTIIISVLGFNNPELQAKLLHNPFLANKNKEYYRLLSSGFIHNGLSHLGFNMLTFFFFGGVVEKVYRNNYGDILGSAIFLGVYLIAIILSDLPSFFKYKDMPAYSSLGASGGVSAIVFASILFQPTSDLYLLLIPIPIPAFILGTLYVIYSYYQSKNSSDNINHSAHLYGAVTGFVISAILIPSAVSDFFVQLSHYRLPF
- the gpmI gene encoding 2,3-bisphosphoglycerate-independent phosphoglycerate mutase, coding for MNNTENTKKVLLMILDGWGIAQDATVSAIDAAKTPFVDSLYTNYPNSKLRTDGEFVGLPKGQMGNSEVGHMNIGAGRVVYQNLARINSAIQNNELDKNEILQNAFSYTKEKGVKLHFVGLISEGGVHSHTSHLKALTSLATEAGLKNIFIHGFTDGRDTDPNSGEGFLTDLENHLKTTNAKMASLVGRYYAMDRDNRWERVKLSYDAMVKGEGKKVKNAVLALKESYKEGVTDEFLKPIIITDENNEPLAKIEKDDVVIAFNFRTDRCREITQALSQQDFEEQDMKKLDVYYVTMTNYNKNFKNVKVIFDDINLNNTLGEVLESNNKTQLRAAETEKYPHVTFFFSGGREKQFEGENRIMCASPKVATYDLKPEMSAFELKDKVIQDLNQNKPDFVCLNFANPDMVGHTGVFEAAVKACETVDSCAKEVSQAALKNGYQVIIIADHGNADKMKNEDGTPNTAHTTNEVPMFLLSNEAIKNNYSLKDGKLGDIAPTILSLMNIEIPKEMTGEIITESSLERV
- a CDS encoding DUF2061 domain-containing protein; amino-acid sequence: MKETIYRSIVKGISWRVFATIDTILLSWLITGHFGDALKIGLGEVFTKTILYFLHERAWNRIKESDNRLLSHGKSFLKGVSWRIFGTIDTFMIAFFFTGTPFAASQIAAFEVITKLSLYYFHERVWERVMWGKIDRTPHATTVEECINCQ